ACGGGCCTTCTGGGCGTTCTCGTACTTGAACTTCCCGTAGTCCATGAGCTTGCAGACCGGCGGCTTGCCCTGCGGGGCGATCTCGACGAGGTCGAGGTCGGCCTCCTGCGCCAGGCGCAGCGCGTCAGGGGTCGGCACGATGCCGACCGTCTCTCCGTTGGGACCAACGAGGCGGACCTCGGGAACCCGGATCCGGTCGTTGATACGAAGCTCAGTGCTGATGTGTCCTCCAGTTGTCGTGGATGCGGAGGCTCTTGGTCCTTGCGACCCGGGCCGCGTGCACGGGCGGTCCGGGAAATGAAAAAGGGCTTCCGCTGATAGTTACCAAGCGGAAGCCAGTCAGGACGCTCACCCGAGCAGGGCTCGCACCACCGATTCCATCGCCCGAGGGCGTTGTCTTCGGGACCGGACCCGACGACCTGTGTTTCAGGGCGGTCGATGCGGGTGGGAGAACGCTTTCGTGATCTCCGCTTGTCAGATCGAACCGACGAAGTACGCCGGCTGATCGGTCAACACGGAACGTTACTGCAACATTCCGCGCTGTGCCCAATCCTGGGCCTCAGTCCTGCGGTCTCAATCCAGGGCCCCGACTTTCAGGGCCGCACCCACGCCGTACGCTGCCCGACCGTCGCCAGCTGCCAGCCCTCGGCCACCTTGCGCAGGTCGTCACCCTCGATCGCGAACGGCACCGGCCCGGCGAGGTCGAGCACGAGCGCGTCGGCGCCGTCGTGCACCGCGGCCTGGGCGGCGTCGAGCAGCGAGACCGGCACCGGACGGGCATCGGCCTGCCAGGCCCGCAGCGCAGCGGTGCCGGTGAACCCCAGCAGCGCCTGACGACCGTCGGCGCCGGTGAGCAGCACGGTGGCCATGTCGGAGGTCTTGTCGTGAGCCAGACCGGCCTCGTCGACCTCGACCTCGCCCAGCACCGCGACCACCGGCACGAGCACCCGTGCCGCGGCCAGCGCGCTGAGCACGTCGCCGTGCGTGGACTCGCCCGCTGCGTAGGACTGCAGCACGGCCGCAACCTCAGGACTGGTCTCGCCGGTGTCGCCGGGAAACGCGGTGCCGAGGAGTCGCTTGTCGTTCATCTCGGACATTCAACCTCACCGCGGCGCCACCGCCGAACTCCACGTCGGCGCCCCCGGCCCGGCCAGAACCGCGCCCGAGCCTGATCTCGGGGTGGTCTCAGGGGATATCCGGGTGGCGGCTCACCGCCACTGTGGGAGTCTGGAGGCATGGACCAAGGCGCCTACCTCGCACTAGCCGCCGCGCTCACCGTGCTGGGCGCGATCTGGACATGGGTCGCGTTCCGACGGCGCGGCCTGGGCTTCGGCGTACGGGCTCTGGGGTGGACGCTGCTGGCGCCGGCCGCCTACCTGACCGGCCTGCTGCGCGCCGGCGGACGGATCGTCGATGCGATCGCCGACTGGGCCGGCCGTCTGGTCTTCAGCCCGACGGTCTGGATCGGCTTCGCGGTCGCCGCGCTCGCGATCGTGCTGATCTTCCTCTCCCGCGTGCTGCCTTCCAAGGAGAGGTCGACCCGGGCGAGCAGGGCAGCGGCCCGGAAGGAACCCGGCGTCGAGAGTGGCGGCCAGGCCGGCGTGACCGGCGCCGCTGGTCCGGCCTCGGTCGGTGCCTCGAAGAAGTCCAAGGGCGCTGCGGTCGAGGAGGACGATGACGACATGGCCGACGTCAACGACATCTTGAAGAAGTACGGCATCTCCTGACGTGCCCCAGCCTGATCAACCCCGCGCTGATCGGCCCGACCGCATCGGCAACGCCGCCGCGGACCTGCTGACCATCACGATGAGCCGACCCGCGAGCCTCGGCCCGGGGCGGGTGATCTGCGTCGACGGCCCCGCCGGGTCGGGCAAGACCACTGTGGCCGATGCCGTCGCCGGCCTCTCCGGCTCGCCGGTGATCCACATGGACGACCTCTACGCGGGCTGGGACGGCATCGCCGAGGGCATCGCCCAGTTCGAGACGATCCTGACTCCTCTGGTCGAGGGCGCGGCCGGCTCCTACCGTCGCTACGACTGGCACCGGGGTGAGTTCGCCGAGACCGTCCTGGTGCCGCCCGCTCCCCTGCTCGTCATCGAGGGCGTCGGCAGCGGCGCCGCGGCCTACTCCGACCTGCGCACCGCCCTCGCCTGGGTCGACGCACCACCTCAGGTACGCCGCGCCCGCGGCATCGAGCGCGACGGCGACACCTTCGCTCCGCGCTGGGACGAGTGGGCGATCGCCGAGACCGACCTGTTCGCCCGCGAGATGACCGCCGCCCGCGCCGACATCGTCGTGCTGACCGACGACTAGCTGATCAGCTCGTCGAGGCGCGAGTAGGCCCTGGCGTCACCCTTGAGCACCACCGAGGAACGGCCGTCGACCGAGACCGGCACGTCACCGGCGATCGTGACCCGGCGCATCTCGCGCGGGTGGTGGTCGAAGTCGGCCACTGCGTAGTGCTGGGTGGCGCGGTTGTCCCACATCGCGACGTCGCCGGGCTGCCACCCCCAGCGGATCGTGTTCTCGAGCTTGGTGACCCGGTCCTGGAGCAGGTTGAAGAGGTGGATCGACTCGGTCGAGGTGAGCCCGTCGAACTCCTTGACGAACGAGCCGAGCACGAGGGTCCGCTCCCCCGTCTCCGGGTGGACACGGACGACCGGGTGGCGGGTCTCGAAGTCGACCGAGGCGAAGTCGTCGCGTGAGTAGTTGGCGTCGGGCTGGTCGTGCTCCTCGTCGCGCTGGGCGTAGTCGTAGGAGTTGGTGTGCACCGCCCACAGCTCGTCGGCCAGCGCCCGCAGCGGAGCGGGCAGCCGGTCGTAGGCGGCTGCGGTGTTGGCCCAGATCGTGGTGCCGCCGTAGGGCGGCAGGGTCACCGCGCGCAGCACCGAGATCGCCGGCACCCGGTCGACGAAGGTGACGTCGGTGTGCCAGGCGTTGGCGGCCATCCCGGCGTTGGCGGTGACCCGCAGCACCCGCCCGGAGCCGGTGTTGACCGTCGGGTGGGCCGTCGTGAGCTCGCCGAACCGCGCCGCGAAGACACCCTGCGCCTCGTCGGTGAGCCCGTCCTGTCCGCGGAAGAAGAGCACCTTGTGACGCAGCAGCGCGCTGCGTACGTCGTGGATCTGGGCGTCGTCGGCCTCGGCGATGCTCAGGCCCTCGATGACGGCGCCGATCCGGGCGCCGGCTCGGCGCACGCGGATGCCCGACGGTGTCTCGACGACGCCCTCGGGGCGGTGCAGCTCGGTGATGGTCACGTGGACCCCTTCCAGTCGTGGGATGTTGGGCAGCGGGTCAGGCGGCGGCGAGCTCGCGCTCGGCCTCGGGCTCGGAGTCGGCCTCGGCACCGTCGCGGCGGCCGAGCCTGGGCCACCACGAGGGCAGCGAGCGGCCCTGACCACCGAGGGCGGCGGAGACGCGGTCGAGGTAGATCGCGATCACGACCACGGCGAGGCCGCCTTCGATCGAGGCGCCGATCTGCAGGCCCTGGACGGCGTTGACGACGACGCCACCGAGGCCGGTGCCACCGACGAGACCGGCGACGACGACCATCGAGAGCGCCAGCATGATGACCTGGTTGACGCCGGTCATGATCGAGTCCTTGGCCAGCGGGAGCTGCACCTCGCGCAGGATCTCCCAGCGGCCGGCGCCGAACGCGGTGGCCGCCTCGACGGTCTCCTCGTCGACCTGGATGATGCCGAGCTGGGTGAGCCGGACCGCGGGCGGCAGCGCGAAGACGATGGTGGCGACCAGACCGGGAGCGTCGCCGACCCCGAAGAAGAGGATCGTCGGCAGCAGGTAGACGAAGACCGGCAGCGTCTGCATCAGGTCGAGGATCGGACGCAGCGCTGCCCGCAGCGGTGGGCTGAAGGCCGACCAGATGCCCAGCGGGATGCCGATCACCAGGGCCACGAGCGCGGCGACGAGCACCGAGGTGGTCGTCTGCATCGTCTCGTACCACAGGTCCATCGACTCGATCAGGAGCAGACCGACGCTCAGCACCAGGGTCAGCACGACCTGCCGGGAGACGAGGAGCGCGATGACGGCGAGCACGATGATCATCGCGATCGGCGGCAGACCGCCGAGCACGTTGTAGACCATCCGGAGCAGGAAGTTGAGCGCCTCCTTGATGCCGTCGAAGAAGGGGCCGAGGTTGTCGGTGAGGAAGTTGATGATGTCCTCGCCGATGTCACCGATGTGAAGATCAGGCATGGGCCACCTCCGTGGTGTCGTCGTTGGCGGTGGACAGCGCCGAGAGGATCGCGCCGCGAGTCACCACGCCCAGCAGCCGACCCTCGTCGTCGAGCACGGTGAGGGGAACGACCTGCTTGCCGGCCAGATGCATGAAGTCACCGACCACGTCGCTGTCCCTGACCTGGTGGTAGTCGTCGCCCAGCGCGTCGCTGACGTCCTTAGCGCGGCGCCGGGTCAGGCTCACCAGACGATCGTCGGTCACGACGCCGAGCAGCTTGTCGGCGGAATCGGTGACGAACGCACCGTTGACCTCGTTGTCGCCCAGGCGACGCAGCGCCTCCCGGGGCGAGATGTCCTCGGGCAGGACCAGCCGCGCCGGACGCACGAGGTCGGCCGCGCTGAGCACCCGCGCCCGGTCGACGTCGGAGACGAACTCACTGACGTAGTCGTCGGCGGGGTTGGCCACGATCTCGGGCCCGGGAGCCAGCTGCACGACGCGGCCCTCGCGCATCACCATCACGCGGTCACCGATCCGCATCGCCTCGTTGAGGTCGTGGGTGACGAAGACCGTCGTGCGCTGATCCTGCGCCTGGAGCTCGACGAGCAGATCCTGCATGTCACGGCGGATCAGCGGGTCCAGGGCCGAGAACGGCTCGTCCATCAGCAGGATCGGCGGGTCGACGCTCAGCGCGCGAGCCAGACCGACCCGCTGCCTCATCCCACCGGAGAGCTCGTGCGGGAGCTGGTCGCCGCGACCGCCGAGGCCGACACGCTCGAGGGCCGCGTCGGCCTTCTCCAGGCGCTCGGACTTCGCGATGCCGCGTACCTTCAGGCCGTACGCCGCGTTCTCCCGCACCGTGCGGTGCGGGAACAGCGAGAAGTGCTGGAAGACCATGCCGATGCTGTTGTTACGGATCTCGCGCAGCCGCTGGTCTGAGACCTTGGTGATGTCCTCGCCGTCGATGAGGAGCTCACCGGCGCTGGGCTCGTTGAGGCGGTTGATCATCCGCAGCACGGTCGACTTGCCCGACCCGGACAGGCCCATCACGACGAACATCTCGCCCGTGGCGACCTCGAAGTCGATCTCGTGGGCACCGAGGTAGCCGCCCGCGGCTGCCGCCGCCGCTCGCGGGTCGTCGGCGGCCAGCGCCTTCGCGGCCTGCCGCTGGCTGAGCCCGTAGACCTTGCTCAGACCCCGCCCGACGATCGCCGGCCGGACGGCCTCCTCGCTCGCGGCCCCGTCCGGCTGGGTCTCCGGCTGGGTCTCCGGCTGGGTCTCCGGCTGAGCCTCTGGCTGGCTCTGTTTCGGCTGGGTCTCGCTCATCAGATCTCTGCCTTCTCGCCGTCGGCGTCCTCGACTCCGTCGAGGAACTTCTCGATCTTGTCCGGGTTGTCCTTGATCCATGCCTCGGCGATCGCGGAGAGCTCCTTGCCCTGCTTGTCGTGCTCGTAGTAGAACTCGCCGGCCTCGTCGGTGGTGAACCTCAGGTTGGAGAGGAACTTCGCGATCTGCGGGTTCTCGTCGGCATAGCCCTTGCGCGTGACCGTGCGGATCTCGCCCGCGCCGCCCCAGACCTTGTCGGGGTCGTCGAGGAAGACCGCGTCGAACTCCACCGTCATCCAGTGCGGGCTCCAACCGAGGAAGACGATCGGCTGGCCGGCCTTCTGCGCCTTGTCGACCTGGGCGAGCATCGCCGGGGTGCCGCTGGCGACGAGCTTCCAGTCGCCCAGCCCGTACGCATCCTCGTCGATCGCCTTCTGGATCGTCTCGTTGCCGGGCGAGCCCGCCTCGATGCCGTAGATCTTCTTGCCGAACTTGGCGCCGTTGGCGTCGAGGTCGGCCAGCGACGTGATGCCGAGCTTCTCGGCGACGTCGCCGGGGATCGCCGGGGCATACTCGGTGCCCTTCACGATCGTGGAGAGCACCTCGATGTCACCGTCGTCGATGGCCTGGCCGAAGCTGGGCTTCTGCGAGGGCCACCAGTTGCCGAGGTAGGCGTCGATCTGGCTCGAGGAGACCGCGGTCGCGGCATTCTCCACCGAGAGGTTCTTCTTGATGCTCGCCTCATAGCCGAGCTCCTGGAGCACCTGGACGGCGACCTCGTTCTCGACCTGGAGGTCGACCCAGGGCTGTTCGGCGAGGACCACCGAGTTCTCGGCACCTCCGGAGTCGCTCTGGGCGAAGCCGTCACGCTCGCTCGCGGTCGTGCAGGCGGTCACGGTGGCTGCTGTCATCGCCATGGTGAGGGCGGCCACGGCGAGGCGTTGGGCGCGGCGCATGGGTGCTCCATCTATTCGGTACATATATGTCTAAGACACTAGACATTAGGCGACCGTGGATTCCAGTCTGTCCACGCTATGAGCAAGACCAGGATCCAGATGCAGACATAGAGCAGATCTATACCCCGTTGGCGTCCTGGGCAAGCTCGACGAACTGCTCCACCAGTGCGTCACCACGGTCGGGCAGCCACACCAACGACACGTTCACCCGCACACCGGCAGACAGCGGCACCACCCTCGCACCCGCCCGTGACGCCGCGCCCGCCATGCCTTCGGTCAGCACCGCCGCCCCGGCGCGCGCGAGCACCAACGGGGTGATCGAGGCGACGTGGGCCGTCTCGATGGCGACCTCCGTGGGAAGGCCGGCGGCCTCCAGGCGTGCGTCCAGGTACGTACGCAGCGCCGTGCCGCCAGGGGTCGCGATGAGACCGATCTCGGCGAGCTCCTCGATACCGACCTCCTCCGGCCCCTCGGGAGAGGGCGGAAGGACGGCGACCAGCTCGTGCTCGACGAGGTGGTGCGAGGCGAACGGACCACGCGGCGGCGCGCCGTCGATCAACCCGACGTCGGCCTCGGCCTTGCGCACCTGGTCGAGCACGTCCGAGCGGTGCTGCGGGTCGCCGACGACCACGTGCGCACCCGGCTGGATCCGACGGAACTCGGCCAGCAGCGGCACCAGCGGCTCGACCGCCCACACCGTGCTCGAGGTGATCCGCAGCCGCCCGAAACCCTCGTCGGAGATCGACCGGACTGCACCCGCGGCGAGCTCGAAGCCTCGTACGACACGGCGGGCGGGACCGATCAGCGCCGAGCCGGCCGGGGTGAGCCGCACTCCCCTGCCGTGACGCTCGAAGAGCGCACCTCCCAGCTCGCGTTCGAGCCCCCGCACGGCGTACGACAACGAGGGCTGCGCGACGTGGAGCCTCGCGGCAGCGCTGGTGAAGCTGCCCGCCTCGGAGATGGCGAGGAAGAACTCCAGCTGACGTCGCTCCATGCCAGCAGGCTAGTGCGACCGGGGGCCGGTGCGGCTGGGGCACCTCGATAGCCTGGACGCGTGCTGAGACCGAGCGGAGAGCAGTTCACGATCGACGGCGGCGGATATCTCGCCATGGTGACGGAGAGCGGTGGGGCGCTGCGGGTGCTCCGCCACGAGGGGCGGGATCTGGTCGACGGGTTCGACGAGGACGCGAAGTCCAGCGGCGGCAGCGGCCAGCTGCTGATGCCGTGGCCCAACCGGATCCGCGACGGGCGTTACCTGGTCGACGGCACGTCCTATCAGCTCGCCATCACCGAGCCCTCGCGCAACAACGCCTCCCACGGGCTGGCGCGGTGGGCGCAGTGGCTGCCCATCGAGGAGTCGCGGAGCTCGATCACCCTGGCCACCCGGGTGATGGCGCAGAGCGGCTACCCGTGGACCCTCGATCTCGAGGTGACCTACACCCTCGGCCCCGACGGGCTCACCGTGACCCAGGCGGCGACCAACCACGCAGCCACCCCGGCGCCGTACGCCTCGGGCGCCCACCCCTATCTCAGCCTCGGCGAGGGCCCCGTCGACGGGTGGAGGCTCGCTTCCCCCGCGCGCACCCGGCTGCTCTCCGACGCCGAGCGCAAGCTGCCCACCACCACCGAGTCGACCGGTTCGACGGCCTACGACTTCACGAGCGCCAGGCCCATCGGCGACGTCGTCTTCGACCACGCCTTCACCGACCTCGAGCGCGACCCGGACGGGCGAGCCACGCTCACCGTCCACGGCCCCGGCGGCGGGGTCGCGCTGTGGGTGGACGAGCACCACCCGTGGCTGATGATCTACAGCGCCGATGACCGGTCGCCGGCCCGCGGCAGCCTCGCCGTCGAGCCGATGACCGCTCCCCCGGACGCCTTCAACTCGGGCACCGACCTGCGCATGCTCGCCCCCGACGAGCGGTTCGAGGTCACCTGGGGAATCACGGCGCTACCGGAGTAGGCCTTCAGCGCTCGCATCCGAGCAGCCCGAGGTCGAAGGCCTCGGCCATCGCCGCGTATCCGGCATCCCCGGGGTGGAGATGGTCGCCGGAGTCGTAGGCGGGCAGGAAACGGCTCGGCCGGGCGGGGTCGCGCGTGGCGGCGTCGAAGTCGACGACGTCGTCGAACTCGCCCGAGGTGCGGATCCACTCGTTGACTGCCGTGCGCACCCGCTCGCGCTCGGGGGTGTAGCGGCTCCCGCCCTCGTACGGCGTCAGCGTCACGCCGACGATGCACAGGTCTTCCGCGTGCGCCTGCGCGATCAGGTCGCGGTAGCCGGCGACCAGGGCCGAGGCGTCGGTGGCCAGGTCCCACCGGATGTCGTTGATGCCGGCCAGCACGACGACCATGGAGACCCCGGGCTGGTCCAGCACGTCGCGCCTGAAGCGGTCCAGCGCCCGCTGTCCGCCGGTGCCGTCGGCCAGCACACGGTTGGCGGAGATGCCCTCGTTCATGACGCCGTAGCGCCCGTGGAGGCGGCTCGTCGCGACCCGGTCGGCAAGGGCGTCCGGCCAGCGCCGGTTGGCACCCACGCTCGAGCCGTTGCCGTCGGTGATCGAGTCGCCGAAGAGCACCGCGGTCTTGACCCGGCGCGGCTTGGTGACCACGACGCTCTCGACCCAGTACCAGCTGGGGATCTCGCTGGTGAACCCCGCGCCGGCCTCGTCGCCGGCGATGTCGCCGGCCGCGCCCGCCACGTAGGAGGTCTGCATCGCGACGTTGTGACCGGTGATCGGACCGCTCGCCCCGACGACGTGGAAGCTGAGCGCCAGGGTGGTGTCGGCCGGCACGCTCGCCTCGACCGGGTCGCTGATCACCTCGGCGCCGGGCGCCACCGTGACCTCGTCGGCTCCCTCGAAGCTCACCGGCCGGTTGGTGCCGGCCACGACCGCGGCGCCGGCGGCGGCCACGCCCAGGTGGGCGGAGGTGAAGGTCACCGGACGGTCGCCGAAGGCGTTCGAGAGCGTGATGCGTACGCCGGAACCACCCAGGGAGGTGTGCACCAGGTTGCGCACCGAGCGGTCGGTGATGCCCGCCGCGCCGGCCTCGCCGGCCACCTTGTCGGCCGAGGCACCCCAGGTGGCGACCGGGTGGACGGGCCCGACCTGATCCGTCGTCGCCTGGGCCGGAGCCATCGTGGCGAGCGCCAGCGCGGCGCTGAGAGCGATCGTGGGGGCGAACGTGGGGGCGGCGAGCCGAGTCCATCGCGTCGAAGTCACGCCTGCACGCTAAGGCTGCGATCGGCGCGGCCCGGGCGAAGTTCGCAAGGATTGGGCATTGCGTCGCACACGGTTCGCCGCGCGGTCATCCGACCAGCGGTTTCGCGCGCTCGGGCGCGGCTCAGGAGTGCGCAGCGACCAGCGCGCGCAGGGTGCGCACGCTCTTGCGGGACGAGCCTCCGTCGGAGGCCTGGATGCCGTGCATCGAGATGTTGTGACCAGAGGCCAGGTCGATGTTGGGCCAGGGCGCCCCGCGCGGGAAGTTGATGGCGAGGATCTCGGCCCACTCCAGGTCACGGCGCTTGTAGCCGTTGACGACGGTCAGCCCGGCCTCGCTGGCGACCACCCGCGAGCGCGTCAGCGCGTGCATGCAGACCAGGACCCCGATACCGAGTGCTGCCAGGGTGAGCTTCTCGAAGGTGGTGACCTGGGCCTTGATCTCCGGGGTGAAACCGACCCAGACCACGGTCATCATGACCGCCAGGGCGATCACGAGCATCCACCCCATCACCCGCACGCCGAACGGCCGCCAGGTGTGCGGCAGCGTCACCGCGACGCCGTCGGCGGAGGCGGGATCGGGCTCAGATGCGGCAGGCATTGATCGCCGTCAGCAAGATCGCGCGGGCGCCCACGGCGTAGAGGTCGTCCATCAGCCGCTGCGACCCCTCGCGCGGCACCATGGCTCGCACCGCGACCCAGCCCTCGCGGTGCAGCGGGCTGACCGTGGGCCCCTCGAGTCCAGGAGTCATCGCGGAGGCCTCGGCGAGGTCGGCGGCGCGGATGTCGTAGTCCATCATCACGTAGCTGCGCGCGATCAGCACGCCGTCGAGGCGACGCTTGAAGGTCTCGTAGGCGGCAGGCAGCGCGCTCGTGGCGGAGCCCGGCTCGTCTCCCGAGCGGGTGATCACGACAGCCTCGGAGTGCATGATCGGCTCGCCGAAGACCTCGAGCCCGGCCTGGCGCATCGTGGAGCCGGTCTCGACCACGTCGGCGATCGCGTCGGCGACACCGAGCTGGATCGAGGTCTCCACGGCGCCGTCGAGGCGGGTGACGCTGGCGTCGATGCCCTCGCGCTCGAGGTAGTCGGTGACGACCCCGACGTAGGAGGTGGCGATCCGCTTGCCGCGCAGCTGCTCGATCGAGGTGAACGCGCCGACGGTGCTGGCGAAGTGGAACCGGCTGCGCCCGAAGCCGAGCCCGACGACCTCGTCGGCCTTCGCGCCGGAGTCGAGGAGGAGGTCGCGGCCGGTGATGCCGATGTCGAGGGTGCCTTCGCCGACGTAGAGCGCGATGTCGCGCGGGCGCAGGTAGAAGAACTCGACGCCGTTCTCCTCGTCGATGAGGGTCAGGCGCTTGGAGTCCTCGCGCTGGCGATAGCCCGCCTCGCGCAGCAGGTCGGAGGCGGCGACGGAGAGCGAGCCCTTGTTGGGCACGGCGATCCGGAGCATGTCAGTCATGTGGGTTCCCTACAGGTGTGAGTAGACGTCATCGATCGAGATGTCGCTGGCGAGCATGAGCACCTGGGCGTGGTAGAGCAGCTGGGAGATCTCCTCCGCGGTCGCTTCCTTGCCCTCGTACTCGGCCGCCATCCACGACTCGGCGGCCTCCTCGACCAGCTTCTTCCCGATCGCATGGACCCCGGCGTCGAGCTGTGCCACAGTGCCGGATCCTGCAGGTCGGGTCCGGGCCTTCTCGCTCAGCTCGGCCCAGAGCTCGTCGAACGTCTTCACAAGCCTCAACCCTAGGCCGTACGCGGCCCGCCGCCCGAATCGTCTCAGCCCTGGACGGGGCGGACCGTGGCGCGATGCCGCTTCATGAACTCCACGTAGGCCGGCGCGTTGAGCTCGAGGATCGCGGCCGGGTTGGTGCCGGGCTCGATGGCGCCGCGGATCTTGGCAGGCACGCCCATGACCAGGCTGTGGTCGGGGATCTCGGCGCCCTCGACCACCATGGCACCGGCGGCGACCAGGCAGCCGTCACCGATCACGACGCCATCGGAGATCACCGCCCCGTTGCCGATCAACGACCCGGCGCCGATCCGGTCACCGTGCACCACGCAGCCATGGGCGACGGTGCTGTGCGGCCCCATCCCCAGCGAGGATCCGGGGCGCACATGGAGCACCGAGTTGTCCTGCACGTTCGACCCCTCCCCGATGATGATCGGGCCGATGTCAGCGCGGAGCACCGCTCCGTACCAGACGCTGGCGTTGGCCTCGAGACGTACGTCACCGATCAGCGTCGCCGTCGGCGCGACCCAGGCGTCGGGATGGATCTGCGGACTCTTGCCGTCGAACTCGAAGATGTTCATCGGAGCAGAGCCTAGAGGCACCCCTCAGTGTGACCCGTCGGGGCTGACATGGAGGACCACGCTGGTCAGCCGCGGCAGGACCTCGAGGAGGTGCTCCTCGGCATGGTGAGCGATGTCGTGACCGGCGGAGACCGGCTGGTCGGCGGCGACCGTGATGTCGCCGTCGGCGTGGAGGGTGTGGCCGATCCAGCGCAGCCTCAGGCTGCGGATCTCGAGGACACCCTCGACGGTGCAGACCGCTTCCCGCGCACGCCTTACGTCCTCGGGCGTGACCGCGTCCATCAGCCGGGCACCGACCTGCTTGAGCGCCGAGCGCAGCACACCGAGGATCGCGACCGCGATCAGCAGCCCGATGACCGGATCGGCCCAAGGCACCCCGAAGGCGACACCGGCGGCGCCCAGCACCACGGCCAACGAGGTGAACCCGTCCGTACGCGCGTGGAGCCCGTCTGCGACCAGCGCCGCCGAGCCGATCTGGCGGCCCACCCGGATCCGGTAGCGTGCGACGACCTCGTTGCCCGCGAACCCGACCACGCCCGCCGCCGCCACGGCCCAGACGTGCTCGATGTCGCGAGGATGGAAGAGCCGGTCGATGGCCTGCCAGCCGGCCAGGACGCTGGAGAGGGCGATCATCGCCACGACGAAGAGCCCGGCGAGATCCTCCGCCCGGCCGTAGCCGTAGGTGAAGCGGTCGTTGGCCGGACGCCGAGCCAGCCAGAAAGCGAGAAGCAGCGGCACCGCCGTCACCGCGTCAGCGACGTTGTGGAGCGTGTCGCCCAACAGGGCCACCGACCCGGTCAGCGCGACCACGCCTGCCTGCAGGACGGCCGTCAGCGCGAGCACTCCAAGGCTGATCCAGAGCGCCCGGCGGCCACGGACGTCGGCTTCGAGCGCCTCGTCGACCTGGTCGGCGGCATCGTGGGAGTGCGTGCCGAGCAGCTCGGAGACCATGTGCCCGACCCTGGCCCATCGGCCTTCACGATGACTGTGCCGATGACCGTGCCGGTGACTGTGGTCGTGCTCGTGCTCGTGCTTGTGGGCATGCAGCGTATGGGTCATGCCGGCTCCTCGCCGGACCGGTGATGTGCGGGCACCTGGTCCAGGAGATGCTCCACGTGGCCGATCGTGTCGAGCACGAGCTGGCGCACGTGCCCGTTCTCGACCCGATAGAGCACCGAGGTGCCCTCCTTCCGCGTGGTCACCAGCCGGGCCATCCGCATCTTCGCCAGATGCTGGGAGACCCCCGGAACCGGCTTCTCCAGCATCCCGGCCAGCTCCGAGACCGAGCGCTCCTCGTCGAGCAGCAGCCCCGCCAGCTGCAGGCGCGTGGGGTCGGCCAGCATCCGCAGCACCTCGACGGCCAGCGTGACCACGTCGTCGCCCCAGATCGGAGGTTGCGTACTTGCATGCATGCGCAAATTATAGCGGAAGCGAACACCGGACAGAAGGCCCGACCGACACACCCCGGATCGGGACCGACGAGCATCCGAGCCCCACTACCCTCGACTCCCGATGACCAGGACCGAGATCGGCGCCTCCTACGACAGCCGCGCAGACGAATACATCGACCTCTTCGGATCGGTCGACCAGCTCTCCGGAGCCGATCGCGACCTGATCGCCGGCTGGCGCGCGAAGGTCTCCGGCCGCATCCTCGACGCCGGCTGCGGGCCGGGCCAGTGGAGCCGGTTCCTGGCAGAGACCGGCACCGGCGAGGTGGTGGGCGTCGACGCGTCCAGCGGGTTCCTCTCCTCGGCGCGCGCACGCCATCGCGACCTCGCCCTCGCCCGGGCCGACCTGGCCGCGCTCCCCCTCGCCGACTCGTCGGTCGGTGGCGTCCTGGCGTGGTATTCGATCATCCACACCCCGCCGGCCGGTCTACCGTCGATCCTGAGCGAGCTCGCCCGAGTGCTCA
The sequence above is drawn from the Nocardioides albertanoniae genome and encodes:
- a CDS encoding class I SAM-dependent methyltransferase, translated to MTRTEIGASYDSRADEYIDLFGSVDQLSGADRDLIAGWRAKVSGRILDAGCGPGQWSRFLAETGTGEVVGVDASSGFLSSARARHRDLALARADLAALPLADSSVGGVLAWYSIIHTPPAGLPSILSELARVLTPGGSLLLGYFDGTPEEPFDHAVHTAYYWSAQALGDLLAEHGLVIGHAETRQDPGVRRRHGELIATLA
- a CDS encoding cation diffusion facilitator family transporter, which gives rise to MTHTLHAHKHEHEHDHSHRHGHRHSHREGRWARVGHMVSELLGTHSHDAADQVDEALEADVRGRRALWISLGVLALTAVLQAGVVALTGSVALLGDTLHNVADAVTAVPLLLAFWLARRPANDRFTYGYGRAEDLAGLFVVAMIALSSVLAGWQAIDRLFHPRDIEHVWAVAAAGVVGFAGNEVVARYRIRVGRQIGSAALVADGLHARTDGFTSLAVVLGAAGVAFGVPWADPVIGLLIAVAILGVLRSALKQVGARLMDAVTPEDVRRAREAVCTVEGVLEIRSLRLRWIGHTLHADGDITVAADQPVSAGHDIAHHAEEHLLEVLPRLTSVVLHVSPDGSH
- a CDS encoding ArsR/SmtB family transcription factor, with product MHASTQPPIWGDDVVTLAVEVLRMLADPTRLQLAGLLLDEERSVSELAGMLEKPVPGVSQHLAKMRMARLVTTRKEGTSVLYRVENGHVRQLVLDTIGHVEHLLDQVPAHHRSGEEPA